From Demequina lutea, a single genomic window includes:
- a CDS encoding DUF4229 domain-containing protein has translation MQVLIYWLMRTAVFLGVYGLLWALKWFDIWAVLVAFIVGWAASYVAFPGMRKRAALEMDGWISRSRRGTVIDDAVEDAEAEAE, from the coding sequence CATCTATTGGCTCATGAGAACCGCCGTGTTCTTGGGCGTCTACGGGCTGCTGTGGGCCCTCAAGTGGTTCGACATCTGGGCCGTCCTCGTCGCGTTCATCGTGGGCTGGGCCGCAAGCTACGTCGCCTTCCCTGGCATGCGCAAGCGCGCGGCTCTGGAGATGGACGGCTGGATCAGTCGCTCTCGCCGCGGCACCGTGATCGACGACGCCGTCGAGGACGCCGAGGCCGAGGCGGAGTAG